The Teredinibacter sp. KSP-S5-2 genome includes a window with the following:
- a CDS encoding MBL fold metallo-hydrolase: MVWRKNILFLLVVSVLSINSYGVDMYEDKPGAMMENGRFQNSDIRYQTSLADFGKIVKQYWSTKRQSPKPAQNLPMQILTPEIFHERETKGPVLYRLGHSTVLIHIDNQYILTDPVFSQRVSPVQWFGPKRYAEAPIAISNLPRINTVVLSHDHYDHLDKNSIIQLAHKVDRFITPLGVGKHLRKWGVSAEKVEEFDWWQSIEVGSIKFVATPAQHFSGRGMGDRDSTLWCGWAILAEQGRIYFSGDSGYFPGFKEIGDRYGPFDITLLEAGAYNRLWESIHMLPEQTMQAHIDLGGKALLPIHNSTFDLAMHDWFEPLEKLLHLSKEQSVNLLTPVLGEPVSITQPQESVAWWREFMPENTERLAFNLSESNSIAE, translated from the coding sequence ATGGTTTGGCGTAAAAATATCCTCTTTTTGCTGGTCGTCAGCGTCTTATCTATAAATTCTTACGGTGTTGATATGTATGAAGACAAGCCCGGAGCGATGATGGAGAATGGTCGCTTCCAAAATAGTGATATTCGTTACCAAACCAGCCTCGCAGATTTTGGCAAAATAGTTAAACAGTATTGGTCAACAAAACGACAGAGTCCAAAGCCTGCGCAGAATTTGCCTATGCAAATCTTAACCCCCGAAATTTTTCATGAGCGTGAAACTAAGGGGCCAGTGTTGTACAGGCTTGGTCACTCAACTGTTCTCATCCATATTGATAATCAATACATACTTACGGACCCTGTTTTCAGCCAGCGAGTGTCACCTGTTCAGTGGTTTGGTCCAAAACGCTATGCCGAAGCGCCAATAGCGATAAGCAATCTTCCCCGAATTAACACCGTTGTTCTGAGTCATGACCATTACGATCATTTGGATAAAAACAGCATTATTCAGTTGGCTCACAAAGTTGATCGCTTTATTACTCCGCTCGGTGTGGGGAAGCACCTGAGAAAGTGGGGTGTCAGCGCTGAGAAGGTTGAGGAATTTGATTGGTGGCAGAGTATAGAAGTAGGTTCTATAAAATTTGTGGCAACGCCTGCCCAGCATTTTTCCGGGCGTGGAATGGGCGATAGAGATTCAACGTTATGGTGTGGCTGGGCGATATTGGCGGAACAAGGGCGAATATATTTCAGTGGCGATTCTGGTTATTTTCCTGGATTTAAGGAAATTGGTGATCGCTATGGGCCTTTCGATATCACATTATTAGAAGCGGGCGCTTACAACCGCCTGTGGGAAAGCATTCATATGTTACCCGAGCAGACTATGCAGGCTCATATTGACCTTGGTGGCAAAGCATTATTGCCCATCCATAATTCCACTTTTGACTTGGCCATGCATGATTGGTTTGAACCGTTGGAAAAGTTATTACATTTATCAAAAGAGCAGAGCGTAAACCTGCTTACCCCGGTGCTTGGCGAGCCAGTTTCCATTACTCAGCCACAAGAATCTGTGGCTTGGTGGCGAGAGTTTATGCCAGAAAATACAGAGCGGCTTGCTTTCAACTTATCTGAAAGTAATTCGATTGCTGAGTAA
- the gloA gene encoding lactoylglutathione lyase translates to MKFLHSMIRVTDVEKSLHFYTELLGLKLLRKKDYPQGRFTLYYLATEEGEPEIEFTHNWDTQEYTQGNNFGHFAFQVDNIYQLCERLEEAGITILRPPRDGHMAFIKDPNGISIELLQAGDALPPSDKWRNRESVGSW, encoded by the coding sequence GTGAAATTTCTTCATAGTATGATCCGTGTTACCGACGTAGAAAAATCCTTACATTTTTATACCGAACTACTCGGTTTAAAACTATTACGCAAAAAAGACTACCCCCAAGGGCGATTTACCCTTTATTACCTCGCAACAGAGGAAGGTGAACCAGAGATAGAATTTACTCACAACTGGGATACGCAGGAGTACACCCAAGGCAATAACTTTGGGCACTTTGCATTCCAAGTAGACAATATTTATCAGCTATGTGAGCGGCTGGAGGAAGCCGGCATTACCATTCTTCGTCCACCGCGAGATGGCCATATGGCATTTATTAAAGACCCAAATGGTATTTCCATTGAGTTGCTACAAGCAGGCGACGCCCTGCCCCCATCGGACAAATGGCGTAATAGAGAAAGTGTCGGCAGCTGGTAA
- a CDS encoding acyltransferase family protein: MMEATPPNTPKVRLHYMDNLRALAMMAGVLFHCALAYSPFLQDVWLTADISKSSVVDVFAFFMHLFRMPLFFVVAGFFAALLVERRGLRAMIINRSKRILLPFVIFLPLCTVAVIGLSLWALGVVENRSTVLERVYQATMHPTEDNQMPISTMHLWFLYMLMYFYCIYGLVSRFVPASSRAAFISIKPRIMIVSVFFILLLCFFVTSAPHSTPESLKPNIWSMSLYGTFFGFGVWFYFNSEYLETLKRYWLLLLIVSILVYAVLFFLFPEKAVSRASLQVDYTFKHAFLAILETIVSLSMTLTCMYLGYRYLSQRNRVLAFISDSSYWVYLIHIPIIFAIQYPLMDRNWGVVNEFMLTTLLTLIVCFSSYILFVRWTPVGLLLNGKRRPFLR; encoded by the coding sequence ATGATGGAAGCCACACCCCCCAATACGCCCAAAGTACGTTTGCACTATATGGATAACCTTCGAGCTTTGGCAATGATGGCCGGAGTATTGTTTCATTGTGCTTTAGCTTATAGTCCATTTCTTCAGGATGTTTGGCTTACTGCAGACATTAGTAAATCCAGTGTTGTAGATGTGTTTGCTTTCTTTATGCATCTATTTCGTATGCCGTTGTTTTTTGTCGTTGCAGGCTTTTTTGCTGCGTTATTGGTTGAGCGGCGTGGTTTGAGGGCGATGATAATAAACCGCAGTAAGCGAATCCTGCTGCCGTTTGTTATTTTTTTGCCTCTGTGCACAGTTGCTGTTATTGGGCTGTCGCTTTGGGCATTGGGCGTGGTTGAAAACCGTTCCACGGTATTAGAGCGAGTTTATCAAGCGACCATGCATCCTACCGAAGATAACCAGATGCCAATATCCACTATGCATCTTTGGTTTTTGTATATGCTCATGTACTTTTATTGCATATACGGATTGGTAAGTCGTTTTGTTCCAGCCTCTTCGCGAGCGGCGTTTATTTCTATAAAACCCCGCATCATGATTGTCTCAGTGTTTTTTATTCTATTGTTATGTTTTTTCGTAACCTCGGCTCCGCACTCTACACCAGAATCGCTGAAGCCTAATATATGGTCAATGAGTTTGTATGGTACATTTTTTGGGTTTGGAGTCTGGTTTTATTTTAATTCTGAATACCTCGAGACATTGAAGCGATATTGGTTGTTATTACTTATTGTGAGTATTCTGGTTTATGCCGTGCTCTTCTTTTTGTTCCCGGAAAAAGCTGTATCCCGAGCTTCATTGCAAGTGGATTATACATTTAAGCACGCATTTCTAGCTATTTTGGAAACGATCGTTTCATTAAGTATGACGCTTACCTGTATGTATTTAGGGTACAGGTATTTATCACAACGAAACCGAGTATTGGCTTTTATTTCTGATTCATCCTACTGGGTTTACCTAATTCATATCCCAATTATTTTTGCTATTCAATATCCATTAATGGATCGAAACTGGGGTGTGGTGAATGAGTTTATGTTAACCACACTATTGACTCTGATAGTCTGTTTTAGCTCCTACATATTATTTGTACGTTGGACGCCGGTAGGTCTGTTGCTTAATGGAAAGCGACGACCGTTTTTACGCTGA